Proteins co-encoded in one Listeria ivanovii subsp. ivanovii genomic window:
- the ftsY gene encoding signal recognition particle-docking protein FtsY yields MTFFKKLKDKITQQTDSVSGKFKDGLSKTRGNFSGKINEMIARYRKVDEDFFEELEEILIGADVGFETVMELVETLRREVQLRNISDPKDVQEVIVEKLVDIYQGDEEEEETLHIEKDGLTVILFVGVNGVGKTTSIGKMAHKFKQEGKKVMLAAGDTFRAGAIEQLEVWGERTGVDVIKQAEGSDPAAVMFDAVQAAKARKADILLCDTAGRLQNKVNLMNELEKVKRVITREIPNAPHEVLLVLDATTGQNAFVQAKQFKETTDVTGIILTKLDGTAKGGIVIAIRNELHIPVKFVGLGEQMDDLQAFDANEYVYGLFADMVDNEK; encoded by the coding sequence ATGACCTTTTTTAAAAAATTAAAAGATAAAATAACCCAGCAAACCGATTCTGTTTCTGGAAAATTTAAAGATGGCTTATCGAAAACTCGTGGAAATTTCTCTGGGAAAATCAATGAAATGATTGCTCGTTATCGTAAAGTGGACGAAGATTTCTTTGAAGAATTAGAAGAAATTTTAATTGGAGCAGATGTTGGCTTTGAAACCGTAATGGAGCTTGTAGAAACTTTGCGCCGGGAAGTACAACTGAGAAATATTAGCGATCCAAAAGATGTCCAAGAAGTCATTGTCGAAAAACTAGTTGATATTTATCAAGGGGATGAAGAGGAAGAAGAAACGCTTCATATCGAAAAAGATGGTTTGACTGTCATTTTATTCGTCGGTGTAAATGGTGTTGGGAAAACAACCTCGATTGGAAAAATGGCACATAAGTTTAAACAAGAAGGAAAAAAAGTAATGCTTGCGGCTGGAGATACTTTCCGTGCGGGGGCAATCGAGCAACTTGAAGTTTGGGGCGAACGCACTGGCGTGGATGTCATCAAACAAGCAGAAGGAAGCGACCCGGCAGCAGTAATGTTTGATGCTGTTCAAGCAGCCAAAGCAAGAAAAGCCGATATATTACTTTGCGATACAGCTGGTCGCTTGCAAAACAAAGTCAACTTAATGAACGAACTTGAAAAAGTAAAACGCGTGATCACTCGTGAAATTCCAAATGCTCCACATGAAGTCTTGCTTGTTCTTGATGCAACAACTGGGCAAAATGCCTTTGTTCAAGCAAAACAATTTAAAGAAACCACCGATGTTACTGGTATTATCTTAACAAAACTTGATGGGACGGCAAAAGGTGGTATCGTGATCGCTATCCGGAATGAACTTCATATACCAGTGAAATTTGTCGGTCTAGGGGAACAAATGGATGATCTGCAAGCCTTTGATGCAAATGAATATGTTTATGGCTTATTTGCTGATATGGTTGATAACGAAAAATAA
- the smc gene encoding chromosome segregation protein SMC, translating into MLLKRLEMNGFKSFADKVAIDFVPGMTAVVGPNGSGKSNITEAIRWVLGEQSAKSLRGGRMGDVIFAGSDTRKPINFAEVSLILENEDHFLPLDYSEVAVTRRIYRNGDSEFLINKENCRLKDIVDLFMDSGLGRESFSIISQGKIDEILNSKPEERRSIFEEAAGVLKYKHRKKQAENKLFETEENLNRVQDILYELEGQLEPLEMQASIAKDYLFQQEELEKYEVTLLATEIKSLTEKLTNARKEFGENQTILIKLREELHSEEVIIAEEKQALNETDIMLDALQERLLVETEKLEQLEGERNLHLERKKHSSENEQVFAETLAVITEKITALEEQKEILSNTKREKETALEIALKAKKEIEETLAKYDDLSEEAIENRKSDYIELRHTQTTINNDLGYIERQIAQITGRIDKLDLENSQHVDERKDMLAQIETTKKHLDKIQAELTEQMEIYREVQQTLAKQEAIFEAQERGLYKHYETVQQMKSRKETLEELADDYAGFFQGVREVLKAKKEIPGILGALVELVEIPAKYQQAMETALGASAQNVVVEDDKVAREAISFLKKTRSGRATFLPLSTIQPREIPAATKNALLNQPAYIALASEVISFDEKVSPVILNALGTTILAKDLKGANTLARLVNFRYRIVTLEGDVVNAGGSMTGGATKGGKSSILTRKHELGQLAEKIAELNESTRELETAVQVAKDSMAKKREELEETRVIGENLRLQEKELLGKLDRENENLERFNKQLQLYDMEKEDGSDELNKLLARKEALLIEQIEIAKKITATDEEIQAMTSSSKALESKRSADLESLSSLKAQIAAKREQLQSSIEAVERVTTTLHENYEQKEAAEQKLASLKNNLSNVHTSEETVGKSIEELRKEKAETNEKLTTARQTRVELQEKMELLEAELTQKNNQISFYLEQKNNVEISIGRLEVDITNRIDRLQEAYLLTPEQAEEKILPDVDTEKARSKVRLLKRSIDELGIVNIGAIEEFDRIQERFDFLNGQQEDLLAAKETLFKVMDEMDEEMKIRFSESFDAIKTEFAIVFPELFGGGSAELVLLDPENLLTTGIDIVVQPPGKKLQNLSLRSGGERALTAIALLFAIIRVRPVPFCILDEVEAALDEANVTRFSRYLKQFEADTQFIVITHRKGTMEEADVLYGVTMQESGVSKLVSVRLEETAELIK; encoded by the coding sequence ATGTTATTAAAACGATTAGAAATGAATGGCTTTAAATCCTTTGCAGACAAAGTTGCGATAGATTTCGTGCCCGGCATGACTGCAGTTGTAGGGCCAAATGGTAGTGGGAAAAGTAATATTACCGAAGCAATTCGTTGGGTACTAGGCGAACAATCCGCTAAATCTTTACGTGGTGGACGAATGGGCGATGTTATTTTTGCTGGGAGTGATACCCGGAAACCAATTAATTTTGCGGAAGTATCGTTAATCCTTGAAAACGAAGACCATTTTTTACCGCTCGATTATAGTGAGGTTGCTGTTACTCGAAGAATTTATCGTAATGGTGATAGTGAATTTTTAATAAATAAAGAAAATTGTCGATTAAAAGATATTGTCGATTTATTTATGGATTCCGGACTTGGAAGAGAATCTTTTTCAATCATTTCACAAGGGAAAATTGACGAGATTCTAAATAGTAAACCAGAAGAACGGCGCTCGATTTTTGAAGAAGCAGCGGGTGTCTTAAAATATAAACACCGTAAAAAACAAGCAGAAAACAAATTATTTGAAACCGAAGAAAATCTCAACCGCGTTCAAGATATTTTGTATGAGTTAGAAGGGCAATTAGAACCGCTAGAAATGCAGGCTTCGATTGCTAAAGATTACTTATTCCAACAAGAAGAATTAGAAAAATACGAAGTAACGTTACTAGCAACAGAAATTAAATCACTAACGGAAAAATTAACTAATGCACGTAAAGAATTTGGTGAAAATCAAACTATTTTAATCAAACTACGCGAAGAACTGCATAGCGAAGAAGTAATCATCGCTGAGGAGAAACAAGCACTAAATGAAACGGATATCATGCTTGATGCTTTACAAGAACGGCTTCTAGTCGAAACAGAAAAACTAGAGCAACTAGAAGGTGAGCGGAACCTTCATTTAGAACGTAAAAAACATAGCAGTGAAAATGAACAAGTTTTTGCTGAAACGCTGGCTGTTATTACGGAAAAAATTACTGCACTCGAAGAACAAAAAGAAATACTAAGCAATACGAAACGCGAAAAAGAAACAGCATTAGAAATCGCCCTTAAAGCAAAAAAAGAAATAGAAGAAACACTCGCAAAATATGATGATCTATCCGAAGAAGCTATCGAGAATCGGAAAAGTGATTATATTGAATTGCGTCATACCCAAACAACGATTAATAATGATCTAGGTTATATCGAGCGCCAAATTGCTCAAATCACAGGACGAATTGATAAACTCGATCTCGAAAACAGTCAGCATGTTGATGAAAGAAAAGATATGCTCGCCCAAATCGAAACAACGAAAAAACATTTAGATAAAATCCAAGCCGAACTAACGGAACAAATGGAAATTTACCGAGAAGTGCAGCAAACGTTAGCAAAACAAGAAGCTATTTTTGAGGCGCAAGAACGAGGTCTTTATAAACACTATGAGACTGTACAGCAAATGAAATCACGAAAAGAAACTTTGGAAGAGCTAGCAGATGATTATGCCGGATTTTTCCAAGGTGTTCGGGAAGTACTAAAAGCGAAAAAAGAAATCCCAGGTATTCTTGGTGCGCTTGTGGAGCTGGTAGAAATTCCAGCAAAATATCAGCAAGCAATGGAAACAGCACTCGGAGCAAGTGCACAAAATGTCGTTGTGGAAGATGACAAGGTGGCACGTGAAGCGATTAGTTTTTTAAAGAAAACGAGGAGCGGACGCGCAACCTTTTTGCCACTTTCGACGATTCAACCCAGAGAAATTCCGGCAGCTACCAAAAATGCTTTACTTAACCAACCAGCTTATATTGCCCTTGCTAGTGAAGTGATTTCTTTTGATGAAAAAGTATCGCCAGTCATTTTAAATGCACTTGGAACAACCATTTTGGCAAAAGATCTAAAAGGCGCGAATACACTAGCCAGATTAGTAAATTTTAGATACCGAATTGTTACTTTAGAAGGGGATGTTGTCAATGCCGGTGGTTCAATGACTGGTGGCGCGACAAAAGGCGGAAAATCATCTATCCTTACAAGAAAACATGAACTTGGTCAACTAGCTGAAAAAATTGCCGAATTAAATGAATCAACAAGAGAACTCGAAACAGCTGTTCAAGTTGCTAAGGATAGCATGGCGAAAAAACGTGAAGAACTTGAAGAAACACGCGTTATTGGTGAAAATTTACGATTACAAGAAAAAGAACTGCTTGGAAAACTTGACCGTGAGAACGAGAATCTAGAACGTTTTAACAAGCAATTACAATTATATGACATGGAAAAAGAGGACGGCAGCGACGAACTAAACAAATTGCTCGCTCGAAAAGAAGCACTACTCATTGAACAAATCGAAATAGCGAAGAAAATTACGGCAACTGATGAAGAGATCCAAGCAATGACTTCTTCCAGTAAAGCGCTTGAAAGCAAGCGTTCAGCGGATTTAGAAAGTCTATCCTCCTTAAAAGCACAAATTGCTGCAAAACGGGAACAATTACAATCCTCTATCGAAGCAGTCGAACGTGTCACAACAACGCTACATGAAAATTACGAACAAAAAGAAGCGGCAGAACAAAAACTCGCTTCCTTAAAAAATAATCTTTCAAATGTTCATACAAGCGAAGAAACAGTTGGAAAATCAATAGAAGAACTACGCAAAGAAAAAGCAGAAACCAATGAAAAATTAACAACTGCAAGACAAACACGCGTAGAACTTCAAGAGAAAATGGAATTATTAGAAGCAGAGCTAACACAAAAAAATAATCAAATCAGCTTTTACTTGGAACAAAAAAATAATGTCGAAATTAGTATCGGGCGCTTAGAAGTAGATATTACCAATCGAATAGATCGTCTGCAAGAAGCTTATTTACTCACTCCAGAACAAGCGGAAGAGAAAATCTTGCCGGATGTAGATACCGAAAAAGCGCGCTCCAAAGTTCGCTTACTTAAACGTTCGATTGATGAGCTTGGTATTGTTAACATCGGTGCAATTGAAGAATTTGATCGTATTCAAGAGCGTTTCGATTTCCTCAATGGCCAACAAGAAGATTTACTTGCTGCCAAAGAAACTTTATTTAAAGTGATGGACGAAATGGATGAGGAAATGAAAATCCGTTTCAGCGAGAGCTTTGACGCTATTAAAACAGAATTCGCAATTGTTTTCCCTGAACTATTTGGCGGAGGAAGCGCAGAACTAGTTTTACTTGATCCAGAAAATCTTTTAACAACCGGGATTGATATTGTTGTTCAACCCCCAGGGAAAAAATTACAAAACCTATCGCTCCGTTCTGGTGGAGAGCGAGCCCTTACTGCTATTGCCTTATTATTCGCGATTATTCGTGTTCGTCCAGTACCGTTTTGTATTCTGGATGAAGTGGAAGCTGCTTTAGACGAAGCCAATGTTACGCGCTTTAGTCGTTATTTAAAACAATTTGAAGCGGATACGCAGTTTATTGTGATCACTCACCGTAAGGGAACGATGGAAGAAGCGGATGTATTATATGGGGTTACGATGCAAGAGTCTGGTGTTTCCAAGTTAGTTTCTGTTCGTTTAGAAGAAACTGCCGAGCTAATTAAATAA
- the rnc gene encoding ribonuclease III: MNQWEELQESVGFYFEDVELLKQAFTHSSYVNEHRRENVKDNERLEFLGDAVLELTVSDYLFNKYPDMAEGHMTKMRAAIVCEPSLVEFAEVVHFSKYVRLGKGEEKAGGRTRPALLADVFESFIGALYLDNGIAKVVTFLERIIFPKIDAGAYLETVDYKTQLQEIVQRDRDVLIEYDILGETGPAHNKAFDAQVIVNGQVLGKGSGRTKKQAEQSAAQFAINQLTHRQ; this comes from the coding sequence ATGAATCAGTGGGAAGAATTACAGGAAAGTGTTGGTTTTTATTTTGAGGATGTGGAGTTATTAAAACAAGCATTCACGCACTCTTCCTATGTGAACGAACACCGCAGGGAGAATGTAAAAGATAACGAACGTCTTGAGTTTCTTGGAGATGCAGTACTAGAGCTTACTGTCTCTGATTACTTGTTTAACAAATACCCAGATATGGCAGAGGGACACATGACAAAAATGCGTGCAGCAATTGTTTGTGAGCCATCTTTAGTCGAATTTGCTGAAGTAGTTCATTTCTCCAAATATGTTCGACTAGGTAAAGGGGAAGAAAAAGCTGGCGGAAGAACAAGACCAGCGCTTCTTGCTGATGTATTTGAATCATTTATTGGCGCACTTTATTTAGATAATGGGATTGCCAAAGTAGTAACATTTCTAGAAAGAATTATTTTCCCGAAAATTGATGCGGGAGCTTATTTGGAAACGGTCGATTACAAAACACAACTACAAGAAATCGTCCAACGCGACCGCGATGTATTAATTGAATATGATATCCTCGGAGAAACAGGTCCGGCGCATAATAAAGCTTTTGATGCCCAAGTCATTGTTAATGGACAAGTACTCGGCAAAGGGAGCGGCAGAACGAAAAAACAAGCAGAACAAAGTGCGGCACAATTTGCAATAAACCAACTGACACACAGACAATAA
- a CDS encoding acyl carrier protein has protein sequence MAEVLEKVTKIIVDRLGVEESKVTLEASFKDDLGADSLDVVELVMELEDEFGVEISDDDAANINSVGDAVKYIEENA, from the coding sequence ATGGCAGAAGTATTAGAAAAAGTTACAAAAATCATCGTAGACCGTCTAGGCGTCGAGGAATCCAAAGTAACTTTAGAAGCTTCCTTCAAAGACGATCTAGGTGCAGATTCTCTAGACGTTGTTGAATTAGTAATGGAACTTGAAGACGAGTTCGGAGTTGAAATCTCTGATGACGACGCTGCGAACATTAACTCAGTTGGTGATGCAGTGAAGTACATAGAGGAAAACGCATAA
- the fabG gene encoding 3-oxoacyl-[acyl-carrier-protein] reductase, translating into MTLQGKVAVVTGGSRGIGRDIAIKLAKEGANIFFNYNGSPDAAEETAKLVAEHGVEVEIVKANVAISEDVDAFFKQAIERFGRIDILVNNAGVTRDNLLMRMKEEEWDDVININLKGTFLCTKAVTRTMMKQRAGKIINMASVVGLIGNAGQANYVASKAGVIGLTKTTARELAPRGINVNAIAPGFITTEMTDKLDDKTKEAMLAQIPLGEYGTTEDIANAVLFLASDAAKYITGQTLSVDGGMVM; encoded by the coding sequence ATGACTTTACAAGGAAAAGTAGCAGTAGTAACAGGTGGATCACGAGGAATTGGTCGTGATATTGCCATCAAATTAGCAAAGGAAGGCGCAAATATTTTCTTCAACTATAACGGTAGCCCAGATGCGGCGGAAGAAACCGCTAAATTAGTTGCCGAGCATGGCGTAGAAGTAGAAATAGTGAAAGCAAATGTTGCCATCTCAGAAGATGTAGATGCCTTTTTCAAACAAGCAATCGAGCGTTTTGGACGTATAGATATTTTAGTAAATAATGCAGGGGTTACTCGTGATAATTTATTAATGCGTATGAAAGAAGAGGAATGGGATGATGTGATTAATATCAACCTAAAAGGAACTTTCCTTTGTACAAAAGCAGTAACTCGTACAATGATGAAACAACGTGCAGGTAAAATTATCAATATGGCATCAGTGGTTGGATTAATTGGTAATGCTGGACAAGCTAATTATGTGGCAAGTAAAGCAGGTGTTATCGGCTTAACAAAAACAACTGCACGAGAATTAGCTCCACGTGGAATTAATGTAAATGCGATTGCACCAGGTTTTATTACCACTGAAATGACAGATAAGCTAGATGATAAAACAAAAGAAGCTATGCTTGCACAAATTCCACTTGGCGAATATGGTACAACCGAAGATATCGCGAATGCGGTTCTTTTCCTTGCAAGCGACGCAGCGAAGTATATTACTGGCCAAACACTATCCGTTGATGGCGGAATGGTCATGTAA
- the fabD gene encoding ACP S-malonyltransferase: protein MTKIAFVFPGQGAQKIGMGQDVAAEYPEAKKVFDDADARLGFSITEVITEGPIELLTKSENAQPALVSTSVAILRALETYGVKADFVAGHSLGEYSALVAGGFLDASDAIYLVRKRGELMEAAVPNGKGAMAAVLGLDRDTLKAITDEVTAAFDEVQLANLNCPGQIVISGTTEGVEKAGEKAKEQGAKRVLPLAVSGPFHSSLMEPAAQNFREVLAEVEISDGKIPVVNNVDAKQTTDKAAISDKLIKQIYSPVLWEDTVEALIKNGVDTFIEIGSGKVLAGLIKKINRDVTVLSAGDLESVKSVAATLKGE from the coding sequence ATGACTAAAATCGCATTCGTATTTCCCGGTCAAGGAGCACAAAAAATCGGCATGGGACAAGATGTAGCAGCAGAATATCCAGAAGCAAAAAAAGTATTTGATGATGCAGATGCAAGACTTGGCTTTTCGATTACAGAGGTAATTACAGAAGGACCAATCGAATTATTAACTAAATCAGAAAATGCGCAACCAGCATTAGTTTCTACTAGTGTAGCGATTTTACGTGCACTGGAAACTTATGGTGTGAAAGCTGATTTTGTTGCTGGGCATAGCCTTGGGGAATATAGCGCGCTTGTGGCGGGGGGCTTTTTAGATGCAAGCGATGCCATTTATCTCGTTCGTAAACGTGGTGAACTAATGGAAGCTGCTGTACCAAATGGCAAAGGTGCGATGGCGGCTGTTCTTGGCTTAGATCGTGATACATTGAAAGCAATCACGGATGAAGTAACTGCTGCTTTTGACGAGGTTCAACTAGCGAATCTTAATTGTCCCGGTCAAATTGTTATTTCTGGAACCACAGAAGGTGTTGAGAAAGCCGGTGAAAAAGCGAAAGAGCAGGGAGCTAAACGCGTTTTACCACTTGCTGTTAGCGGACCATTCCATTCGAGTTTAATGGAACCAGCTGCACAAAATTTCCGTGAAGTTTTGGCAGAAGTAGAAATTTCAGACGGCAAAATTCCAGTTGTGAACAATGTGGATGCTAAACAAACAACGGATAAAGCAGCAATTAGCGACAAACTAATTAAGCAAATTTATTCCCCAGTTTTATGGGAAGACACTGTAGAAGCGCTTATTAAAAACGGCGTAGATACTTTTATTGAAATTGGTTCTGGAAAAGTATTAGCCGGTTTAATAAAAAAAATCAACCGTGACGTGACAGTACTTTCAGCAGGTGATTTAGAGTCTGTAAAAAGTGTTGCCGCGACATTGAAAGGAGAATAA
- the plsX gene encoding phosphate acyltransferase PlsX produces the protein MKIAVDAMGGDHAPKEIVLGVMKAVAQYKDIEILLFGDETKINAFLTDKTRVKVIHTDEKIESDDEPVRAVKRKKKASMVLAAQAVKDGEADACISAGNTGALMSTGLFVIGRIKGIDRPALAPTLPTVTGKGFVMLDLGANAEAKPEHLLQFGLMGSVYAEKVRKIDRPRVALLNIGTEETKGNDLTKKSFELMKNQQAFEFIGNIEARDLLMDVADVVVTDGFTGNMVLKSIEGTGAAFLSMLKMSLLNGFKNKVAASFLKKDLMELKAKMDYSEYGGACLFGVQAPVVKAHGSSNANGIFTTIRQVREMVEKQVVETIKAEVDKGKLGGTEADD, from the coding sequence ATGAAAATTGCTGTAGATGCGATGGGTGGAGATCACGCACCAAAGGAAATCGTTTTAGGTGTGATGAAAGCAGTTGCCCAATATAAAGATATCGAAATTCTCCTTTTCGGGGATGAAACAAAAATCAATGCGTTTTTAACTGATAAAACCCGTGTCAAAGTCATACATACCGATGAAAAAATCGAAAGCGATGATGAACCTGTTCGCGCGGTCAAACGAAAGAAAAAAGCTTCGATGGTTCTTGCTGCCCAAGCCGTGAAAGACGGAGAAGCTGACGCATGTATTTCAGCTGGTAATACAGGTGCACTAATGTCCACAGGTCTTTTCGTTATTGGCCGAATTAAAGGAATTGATCGTCCAGCACTCGCACCAACTTTACCGACTGTAACAGGTAAAGGTTTTGTTATGCTTGATTTAGGCGCCAATGCCGAAGCCAAACCAGAACATTTATTACAATTTGGGTTAATGGGTTCTGTTTACGCGGAAAAAGTTCGTAAAATCGACCGCCCTCGCGTGGCACTTTTGAATATCGGAACAGAAGAAACCAAAGGAAATGACTTAACGAAAAAATCCTTTGAACTAATGAAAAATCAGCAAGCATTCGAATTTATTGGTAATATTGAAGCACGTGATTTACTAATGGACGTAGCTGATGTGGTTGTAACAGACGGTTTTACAGGTAATATGGTACTTAAATCTATCGAAGGAACCGGAGCAGCTTTCCTAAGTATGCTAAAAATGAGTTTACTGAACGGCTTCAAAAATAAAGTAGCCGCTAGCTTCTTGAAAAAAGATTTAATGGAACTAAAAGCGAAAATGGATTATAGCGAGTACGGCGGCGCTTGTCTATTCGGTGTTCAAGCTCCAGTCGTCAAAGCACATGGTTCATCAAACGCAAATGGCATTTTCACCACGATTCGTCAAGTACGAGAAATGGTAGAAAAACAAGTTGTCGAAACGATTAAAGCAGAAGTAGATAAAGGAAAATTAGGAGGAACAGAAGCAGATGACTAA
- the fapR gene encoding transcription factor FapR, translating into MKKYSKKDRQLKLQVAIEENPFITDEQLAEKFGVSVQTIRLDRVALSIPELRERIKHVASVNYADAVKSLPIDEVIGEIIDIQLSKSAISIFDVRSEHVFKRNKIARGHHLFAQANSLATAVIPNELALTTQATVRFVRSVNEGERIIAKAKVRPATDNRPITVVDVTSYVGDEVVLKGKFEMYHATQK; encoded by the coding sequence ATGAAAAAATATTCTAAGAAGGACAGACAACTAAAGCTTCAAGTTGCGATTGAAGAAAATCCATTCATCACGGATGAGCAACTTGCTGAAAAGTTTGGAGTCAGTGTGCAAACTATCCGTTTAGACAGAGTAGCACTTTCGATTCCTGAACTCAGGGAACGAATTAAACATGTTGCGAGTGTCAATTATGCCGATGCCGTAAAAAGCCTTCCCATCGATGAAGTGATTGGTGAAATTATTGATATCCAACTTAGCAAGAGCGCTATTTCTATTTTTGATGTGCGAAGTGAGCATGTCTTTAAGCGAAATAAAATTGCTCGGGGGCATCATTTGTTTGCCCAAGCTAATTCCTTAGCAACCGCAGTCATCCCAAATGAACTTGCTTTAACAACACAAGCTACAGTACGTTTTGTTCGTTCTGTAAATGAAGGAGAACGCATCATAGCAAAAGCAAAAGTACGTCCAGCAACAGATAACAGGCCTATTACAGTAGTAGATGTGACGAGCTATGTTGGAGATGAAGTAGTGCTTAAAGGTAAGTTTGAAATGTATCACGCAACGCAAAAATGA
- the recG gene encoding ATP-dependent DNA helicase RecG, with the protein MSELKRIPTTEIKGIGEKTAKTLNELGLSTVHDLLWNFPYRYEDYRLRDLSLVAHEERITIQGEVLTEATVAFYGRKKSKLSFRVSTEGQVIKVDFFNQPYLKSKINVGETVTISGKWDKGRAQITASKVKIGVVENEEELEGVYRLKGTLRNKTMQKYTRAAFDAYSSFIEEVIPTNLLEKYQLMDRLEAVRVLHFPKNNDELKQARRRMVYEEFLLFQLKMQFFRKIEREKSGGISINYDVEDLRQYIDSLPFALTKAQKRVVNEICGDMLSHFHMNRLLQGDVGSGKTVVASIAMYAAAKSGFQSALMVPTEILAEQHANSLVELLQPFDVTVGLLTSSVKGKRRRELLAMLENGSVDVLIGTHALIQDEVIYHRLGLVITDEQHRFGVAQRRILREKGAYPDVLFMTATPIPRTLAITAFGEMDVSIIDELPAGRKEIETYWVKHQMLERVIGFMEKEIDKGHQVYIICPLIEESEKLDVQNAIDVFNILQNKWGTKYRPGLMHGKLLPADKEQIMRDFNDKKIDCLVSTTVVEVGVNVPNATMMVIYDADRFGLAQLHQLRGRVGRGADQSYCILIADPKTEVGKERMMIMSETNDGFVVSERDLELRGPGDFFGRKQSGVPEFKVADMVHDYRVLEIARQDAVHMIFEENMLENNQYEKLVALLEVEGVFTEQKLD; encoded by the coding sequence GTGAGTGAACTTAAAAGAATTCCGACAACTGAAATCAAAGGTATTGGGGAAAAAACAGCTAAAACATTAAATGAATTAGGTTTATCAACTGTCCATGATTTGCTTTGGAACTTTCCATATCGCTATGAAGATTACCGGTTGCGGGATCTATCACTCGTAGCCCATGAAGAACGGATTACCATCCAAGGGGAAGTACTTACAGAGGCTACGGTTGCTTTTTATGGGAGGAAAAAATCCAAGCTTTCTTTTCGGGTATCTACAGAAGGGCAAGTCATCAAAGTTGATTTTTTTAATCAGCCCTATTTAAAAAGTAAAATCAATGTTGGCGAAACAGTCACGATTTCTGGTAAATGGGACAAAGGACGCGCTCAAATCACTGCCAGCAAAGTGAAAATAGGCGTCGTAGAAAATGAAGAAGAGTTAGAGGGCGTATATAGACTAAAAGGAACACTTCGGAATAAAACGATGCAAAAATATACCCGCGCAGCTTTTGATGCCTATAGCAGTTTCATCGAAGAAGTTATCCCCACTAATTTGCTAGAAAAATATCAGTTAATGGACCGGTTAGAAGCAGTTCGGGTGTTACATTTTCCTAAAAATAATGATGAACTAAAACAAGCACGTCGCCGAATGGTTTACGAAGAATTTTTGCTATTTCAATTAAAAATGCAATTTTTCCGGAAAATAGAACGTGAAAAATCAGGCGGAATTTCGATTAATTATGATGTGGAAGATTTACGTCAATACATTGATTCACTCCCATTTGCACTAACCAAAGCACAAAAACGAGTCGTAAATGAAATCTGCGGAGATATGTTATCCCATTTTCATATGAACCGCTTACTTCAAGGAGATGTGGGCTCGGGTAAAACGGTAGTTGCATCGATTGCGATGTATGCTGCGGCAAAAAGTGGCTTTCAAAGTGCGTTAATGGTACCAACCGAAATTTTGGCAGAACAGCATGCTAATTCCTTAGTAGAACTTTTACAGCCATTTGATGTGACGGTAGGATTACTCACAAGTAGCGTCAAAGGAAAGCGGCGAAGAGAGTTGCTAGCGATGCTTGAAAACGGTTCGGTGGATGTGTTGATTGGCACACACGCCTTAATACAAGATGAAGTGATTTACCACCGTCTAGGGCTAGTTATTACGGATGAGCAGCACCGGTTTGGTGTAGCACAGCGCCGGATTCTTCGAGAGAAAGGAGCGTATCCGGATGTGCTGTTTATGACCGCAACACCAATCCCGCGGACACTTGCGATTACTGCTTTTGGTGAAATGGATGTATCGATTATTGATGAACTTCCAGCCGGACGAAAAGAAATCGAAACCTACTGGGTTAAACATCAAATGCTAGAACGCGTCATCGGTTTTATGGAAAAAGAAATTGATAAAGGACATCAAGTGTATATCATCTGTCCACTAATTGAAGAATCCGAAAAACTCGATGTGCAAAATGCGATTGATGTTTTCAATATTCTCCAAAATAAATGGGGAACAAAATATCGACCAGGTTTAATGCATGGGAAATTGTTACCAGCAGACAAAGAACAAATTATGCGCGATTTTAATGATAAGAAAATTGATTGTTTAGTTTCGACGACCGTTGTGGAAGTTGGAGTGAATGTGCCAAATGCGACAATGATGGTTATTTATGATGCGGATCGTTTTGGTTTAGCACAGTTACATCAATTACGTGGCCGAGTTGGACGGGGAGCAGATCAATCATACTGTATCCTCATCGCAGATCCAAAAACAGAAGTCGGTAAAGAACGAATGATGATTATGTCTGAAACAAATGACGGTTTTGTTGTCAGTGAACGTGACTTAGAACTTCGTGGGCCGGGAGATTTCTTCGGCAGAAAACAAAGCGGTGTTCCTGAGTTTAAAGTAGCAGACATGGTCCATGATTACCGCGTACTCGAAATTGCTCGCCAAGACGCGGTCCACATGATTTTTGAAGAAAACATGTTAGAAAATAATCAATACGAAAAATTAGTGGCATTACTGGAAGTAGAAGGAGTCTTTACAGAGCAAAAACTAGATTAA